Proteins found in one Zea mays cultivar B73 chromosome 1, Zm-B73-REFERENCE-NAM-5.0, whole genome shotgun sequence genomic segment:
- the LOC109941094 gene encoding protein FAR1-RELATED SEQUENCE 3-like, with translation MFEIRVARTYTRAVMNKFHESLKYATAYKISHDPDGGVNEWVVQHTSRSNKIVWGQHQFKVMADVDAGKYECECKHWEHTGLLCVHLLRTFMHLQIDRIPSEYILQRYTYSAIQDVTFSRDDKNLKGKDGETKSYRQKMLLKKSMKVVHHASLSKAGYDRALEMMDELLLLLSRLEPDIEGDDSTSDGEGIQGDRNDVRDMMGDNLTTRRAQAGVIQLVPTLQEGGVCDTQCAMPQQILEQHDYGQLTTSTPLIDVCATDMTIKKTNLIPVVIDKRIRLYRFA, from the exons ATGTTTGAGATACGTGTAGCGAGGACATACACAAGGGCTGTAATGAATAAGTTTCACGAGTCTTTGAAATATGCTACTGCATACAAGATATCACATGATCCAGATGGTGGTGTGAATGAATGGGTGGTTCAGCATACTTCAAGGTCAAATAAGATTGTGTGGGGGCAACACCAATTCAAAGTAATGGCTGATGTAGATGCTGGAAAGTATGAATGTGAATGCAAGCATTGGGAGCATACAG GTCTGCTTTGTGTGCATCTTTTACGAACATTTATGCATCTTCAAATTGATCGAATACCTTCGGAATACATCCTTCAGAGATACACCTACTCTGCTATACAAGATGTGACTTTTTCAAGGGATGATAAGAATTTGAAGGGTAAAGACGGTGAGACTAAATCATATAGGCAAAAGATGTTGCTTAAAAAGTCAATGAAAGTAGTACATCATGCAAGTCTTTCAAAGGCTGGATATGATAGAGCCCTGGAGATGATGGATGAACTGCTTTTGCTACTTTCACGGTTGGAGCCAGATATAGAAGGTGATGATAGTACTAGTGATGGCGAAGGAATACAG GGCGACAGGAATGATGTAAGAGACATGATGGGAGATAatctaacgacaagaagggcgcaGGCTGGT GTAATTCAATTGGTGCCTACTTTACAAGAAGGTGGTGTGTGCGATACCCAATGTGCTATGCCACAACAAATATTGGAACAG CACGATTATGGACAATTGACCACTAGCACACCACTGATTGATGTGTGTGCTACAGATATGACGATTAAAAAG ACAAATCTGATACCAGTAGTTATTGACAAAAGAATAAGGTTGTACAGATTTGCGTAA
- the LOC103634637 gene encoding bidirectional sugar transporter SWEET16 (The RefSeq protein has 1 substitution compared to this genomic sequence) — protein sequence MADPSFLVGIVGNVISILVFASPIATFRRIVRSRSTEDFRWLPYVTTLLSTSLWTFYGLLKPGCLLVVTVNGAGAALEAAYVALYLVYAPRETKAKMAKVVVAVNVAFLAAVVAVALLALHGGARLFAVGLLCAALTVGMYAAPLGAMRTVVKTRSVEYMPFSLSFFLFLNGGVWSIYSLLVKDYFIGVPNAIGLVLGTAQLLLYLAYRKAPASKDDDEEAAAAASGDDGDDEEEEEGLTHLMGQQVEMAQRGRLRLHKGQSLPKPPPGGPLSSPRHGFGSIIKSLSATPVELHSVLYQHARFQPVKKDDDDVEAND from the exons ATGGCCGACCCGAGCTTCCTCGTCGGGATCGTAG GGAACGTAATCTCCATCCTCGTCTTCGCGTCGCCGAT AGCGACGTTCCGGCGcatcgtgaggagcaggagcacgGAGGACTTCAGGTGGCTGCCGTACGTCACCACCCTGCTCAGCACCAGCCTCTGGACCTTCTACGGCCTCCTCAAGCCCGGCGGCCTCCTCGTCGTCACCGTCAACGGCGCCGGCGCCGCGCTCGAGGCCGCCTACGTCGCGCTCTACCTCGTCTACGCGCCAAGGGAGACCAAG GCGAAGATGGCCAAGGTGGTGGTGGCCGTGAACGTCGCCTTCCTTGCCGCGGTCGTCGCGGTGGCGCTGCTGGCGCTGCACGGCGGCGCCCGCCTGTTCGCGGTGGGCCTGCTGTGCGCCGCGCTCACGGTCGGGATGTACGCGGCACCGCTCGGCGCGATG CGGACGGTGGTGAAGACCCGGAGCGTGGAGTACATGCCCttctccctctccttcttcctcttCCTCAACGGCGGCGTCTGGAGCATCTACTCCCTGCTCGTCAAGGACTACTTCATCGGG GTCCCCAACGCCATCGGCCTCGTCCTGGGCACGGCGCAGCTGCTGCTGTACCTGGCGTACCGGAAGGCGCCGGCGAGCAAGGACGACGACGAGGAGGCGGCCGCTGCTGCGTCGggggacgacggcgacgacgaggaggaggaggaagggcTGACGCACCTGATGGGGCAGCAGGTGGAGATGGCGCAGCGCGGCCGCCTGCGCCTGCACAAGGGGCAGAGCCTGCCCaagccgccgccgggcgggccgCTGTCGTCGCCGCGCCACGGGTTCGGGAGCATCATCAAGTCCCTGTCCGCCACCCCCGTCGAGCTGCACTCCGTCCTGTACCAGCACGCCCGGTTCCAGCCCGTCaagaaggacgacgacgacgtggAGGCCAACGACTGA
- the LOC107521950 gene encoding uncharacterized protein LOC107521950 precursor, which translates to MAPKSLLVVAALLAVVVSACQLPRGATALEASPSTNTNTSLIVSGTVPCATGNSIDPATVPAFPNALVQLVCGGKVVGSATADSAGAFVFSQSSASRDLVAAAMHNLCRVVVVTPLGACDRSLAAAAGTLSAPLKLVGITTGSGSGSDLGGLGGLIGGIVGLIGAIVGGILNLSTMPFSFV; encoded by the exons ATGGCGCCGAAGAGCCTGCTTGTCGTCGCCGCCCTACTCGCCGTCGTCGTCTCCGCCTGCCAGCTGCCCCGCGGTGCGACGGCGTTGGAGGCGAGCCCCAGCACCAACACCAACACCAGCCTCATCGTCTCCGGAACCGTGCCATGCGCCACCGGGAACTCCATTGACCCGGCCACGGTCCCGGCGTTCCCTA ACGCCCTCGTGCAGCTCGTGTGCGGCGGCAAGGTCGTGGGCAGCGCGACGGCGGACAGCGCCGGTGCCTTCGTCTTCAGCCAGAGCAGCGCCAGCAGGGACCTGGTCGCCGCCGCCATGCACAACCTGTGCAGGGTGGTCGTGGTCACCCCGCTGGGCGCGTGCGACAGGTCCCTGGCCGCAGCCGCCGGGACGCTGTCGGCGCCGCTGAAGCTCGTAGGCATCACcaccggcagcggcagcggcagcgacCTGGGCGGCCTCGGCGGCCTCATTGGCGGGATCGTCGGTCTCATCGGGGCGATCGTCGGCGGCATCCTCAACCTCAGCACCATGCCCTTCTCCTTCGTCTGA